DNA from Kluyveromyces marxianus DMKU3-1042 DNA, complete genome, chromosome 8:
tgaTCATAGTAGAACAGCAGTAGTATGCAGACTATATACAATATGTAGAAAAGAGTAAGCTATTAAACCATGAAGCAAAAGaatagtaaaaaaaaaaaaaattgtttATTAATATAGTACTAGAAGTATGGAAGAAGCAAATAATGGGTACCTTAGTGGGTATTTCTTTTGCAATACAATAGCCATTGATAATTGGTACCGTTTTAGAAGTAAAGGAATAAAAGATTAAGAATCATTatgaacaaaaaaatatagaaCGGTTTCTTCTGCCTGTTATTTTATAACTAGGTGGGTAGAAACCGCTCTAGAAAGGGTTGTTCATAGTGTCACAGGTCCAATTCCTTTGCAACCCAAGTAGGTAGCACGAAAGCGGCTTCGTGGACCTTCTTGTTGTAGTAACGGTATCTTGAgtcctcttcttcgtcgGAAATGGATCTTAATGGCTTGGTGACGTCAACGTTAGGGTCCTTGGAGCAAACCATGAACCCGATTTGACCAGTTGGGTAGGTAGGAATGGTAGTGAAGGCGTATCCGACTGATGGGAAAACCTCCTTACAggccttcttcaagtctttgATAATTGGCAAGTGAATCCACATACTTTCAGCTTGAGTGGAGATGACACCCTTCTCAGTCAATGCACTGCTCAACAATTCGAAGTAGGATTGTTGGAAAAGAGAGGCAGCTGGACCTTCTGGATCGGAAGAGTCTGTGATAATGACGTCAAAGGTGTTTTGGTAGTCTCTCAAGAATTGGAAACCGTCACCAATGTGGGTCTTGACCTTTGGATGAGAGTACGACTTGGCCATCTCAGGCAAGTATTCCTTGGAAACTCTGATAACAGCCTCGTCAATGTCACACAACCAAGCTTCCTCGACAGATTCGTGCTTGACAATTTCTCTCAACACACCACCGTCACCACCTCCAATGaccaaaaccttctttgGGTTTGGGTGAGAGTTTAAAGCCAAGTGTGCAATCATTTCTTGGTAAGAGAACTCATCACGTTCCGTGACTTGGATCACATTGTCTAGCACCAAAACGTTACCGTAATCGGTGGACttgaaaaccaaaacatcCTGGTACTTGGATTTCTCATGGTGCAAGATTTTTTCCACGCGCAAAGTCATGGCTTGGCCTGGCCACATGGTATCAGAGATTTCTCTAAACCAGCCATCTACAATAGTAGGATGAGTTAGTTCTGACATGTCAATTCTACGattgttttttgttgtttttttacCTTGGTTGGTTAGTCAAACACTAATTGATCAAGTCTAGTCCAATAAATCGTTAAGATAAACTGCATTGACATATGAATTAAACAACATCTACTCCTCCTCCTTTTAAGCATATCGGAATTATCTTATTTATATACAATTTTTGCTCATcgaaacttttcaaaaaaaaaaaaaaaaaaaaaattggaaaggaaaagatgCATACAAATGGCATGCAAAGCAGAGAATTCTGTCACAAATTAAAGACCCTCTTTTGCCTCATCGATAGCGTTTGCAGCCCATTTCCTATCTAGGGCATTGTAAGCGTGGCCGTTCTTCTTATTTACCGACTATTAATCTGCTATATAGGGCTGGAGAAGCACAGGGGAGTCGCATCAAGAGGTGTCGGGATTTCCAGTGGCCAGGGTTTGTGCCTTGAACCAATTGACTGGACAACCATTGCTTCAGCTCGTAAAGCATGCAGTCATCTCTGTGTAGCTAACATACACGCGCATACAAATACAATTACACAGATGTCGATCTGGAGGTGGGGCACTGGTGTGGTGTGTGGGTGGTACAAGAATGGTATAAATCGGAGTCACGTGTACACCGGGTAACGATTATTTCAGCCCATCAGAGATTTGAGAAAAGCTAGTTCTCTGTTTTTGTCTATACAGCTTTATATAATCGCATAGTTTTGCACCAGTGGGTGAGATTAATGGATGAATTACGCTGGCGTTTTGGAGGGGACTTGGCATCAAACAAGGGCTGGACCGCAACGAATTGAGTGCAGTTATTTCGTGGTGTTATCTGTGTATATTGTGGGCTCGAAAAAATGTCAGATACTTTCGTGGAGACTCTGAATGAGATGATTCAAATGTTGCTAAACTACAAGCCGGGCAATCGTACATTATCAAATGTGATAAAGCTTTGCCAGACGCTAGGGTTAGAGTCGTTTGTAGATCAAGTTGACACTAACAAATCCCGGCTTTCGATAGCGTCCAATATTGTTGTCATAGACATTGATTATGAGAATGAGATGGAAACTATTTTGGACGTGAAACTGGTTTTGGCATCGAATTTCGATAAATTCAATTATTTCAACGAGCAAGGCGAGAATATTCTCCTAACCTCGTTGTCGAACGTTCAGGATTTGAAAGCTTTCCATCACAACTTGAACTTCCTTGTCTTTTTGGATTCTTTCTCGAACATCGACATCGAATCAGGTCACACCAGCCTTGaccttttcaaatattaCAGTGATTTGCCGAAGATGTTACAAGACTACTTACAGGACCAACATCTGCCGTTTCAAGTGAAAGTCAACGAAAACTCTACGTTTGGTATAGTGATATATGATGCAAATGGAGAGAACGCTATCGGTACAGTATGTTTGGAACGAGCACCGAACTCCGATAGTCCATTTTACGAATACATCTACGATCCAAAATTGAAGGAATGGGTCAATGAATCCTCTGATGCTTCAACTCAAGGAATAAATCTTGTTTTGAAGTTTGCAGATGTCATTGGGTTCCCCGAGACTTGGATAACTCAAGAACTACGAGTCGACAACAGTACACCGCTGAAAACTTTTGCCATTCcacaacaaccacaactAAAGAATTCAGTGAAGTTGCAAAACGAACTCACCTCAGAGTTGCTACTAATGGATACCTTTAGAATATCCAATGAGGATATCTCTTTGCTTCCGGATTTCTTAAAATGGTACTTATGGCATAAGCTTGTATTGGAAGAGATGTTGAAAGCCATAACGCTAGATCCTTCTTCCAGTGGCAACGCACTGAACGCTGGTAATTCGGGAACAATGCAAGCTAAGCCAAGACGAAGATCAAGTATCATGGGCAACAGAAAGCCAAGCATGTCGGAATCGATGATGTTAAGAGACTCTGGAATATCTCAGTTCACTTTGAAAGAGATTATGGACCAGCCTGCCGTATCCGATACAGAAGGAGACGATATGATGGATATAGATAACGATGATAACAACAAACTCGTATGCATCACACTTAATGAGGAATACATATGTGTAGGGAAGACACAAAAATGCAGTTACCAAGACGATAGTCAAGAAACATGGGTATCAGTGATAGAGTTTCTAAAATCGAAACTTCTGTAACGCAAAGCCGAACCTTGTGCTAGTATCAAATAGTAATGATAAAATATGATAAATAGGTATTAAacatctcttctttcctacCTTCCCATTCGAAAAAACgtggtatatatattaatcTTTTTAGGCAATGCACTTGGTCGTCGATGGTTTGAGTAACCAATATTATCATCAATTGGTGCAGTATGTATAGACGTCTCCCCAAAAATTAGAAAAATTGGCACTATGGCCGAGTGGTTAAGGCGACAGACTTGAAATCTGTTGGGCTCTGCCCGCGCTGGTTCAAATCCTGCTGGTGtcgttattttttttttatttgaacTACCTTTTTTTAATTCAGTTCTCTTTTAATAGTGTCAGGAACGGTGAATGCCACTGGAGAGAGTGTTGCTACTAGTCATCTTACTGCAACATATATTGTGTAAAACCTCTTGTATTTCATATTCTCGTTATACAATATATGTAGTTGTTATTTAAAGCTACAATCTGAAGTCTTGCGCGATCTTGATACCGAGTGCGACATTTTGGACCCTTGCATCGAGTTTGTACCCTTCTTTGTCTAGCTTAGCCAACTCATCAGCCATAGATGCTAGTGGCACTGAAAAGCACTCAATAAATTCattctcttcaagttctgTAACCGGGTTCTGATTTTCTGGTAGAGACATGTCTACCAGAACAGTGACCAAAGAGAGGTTAGTGTTGGTGAAGCCTGGATCATTGAAGATAACTGGTGAGGAATGTAGAATTTTACCTACGTAACCTGTCTCCTCCCTTAATTCACGCATTGCTGCCGTTTCAATGTCCTCGCCTCCGTCAATTAAACCGGCTGGCATCTCAATACACACACCTTCCACTGGGGGTCTAAATTGCTTCTGCAATAAGATTTCGTCAGGCTTGTCTTTAAACCTCAAAATAGCTAGGATTCCAACACCATCGACACCTCCCTCGCTCCTCGTCATTCTAATAGCACTATCCCATTCCCTGGTCTTACCGTTGGGGTCCTGGTAGGTTAGCTTTGTTAAGCCAATCCATTTGCATTCCTCTGTATTCGTAACAGGTCTAGACGAAAGTAACTTTGCGAGCTCAGGCTTATTCTTACTCATGTTGAATGTTCTTCTGGTTATCAATTGAAGTACACGGGATTTGTACATCAAGAATGTTCCTCttttctattctttcttcccGTTCCTCTCTCTTAATTTCTAAGTGTTTAAGTCTAACCTTCGTACTTTCTGCGGTTTTATTACatgaaaagacaaagaaatCATTAATACAGAAGTGAATATTGATGTTTATGACCtgaaaagaggaagagtACTTGTCCACATCAGTTTTGAAACAGGGGAAAACTTGCAATTGACGAGACTTTTACCTCATCAACAATTCTGTTCGGGCTTGAGGTGTCTCATAGGTTCAAATCGAATTGTAATTTTTGGTATCAGACGATGGAGGATCATGATTCTAAAAAGATAAAAGCACAAATTCAGCAGGCTTTAGTCCAGTCTGGTCAATACGAGGGGTATGTCTATGATACTTCTTAAGGGGGCAAATTTAGCTTCTGGATCAATATATTATTGACTACTTTACTAACCAATTAGCAAACCATATATGTTATTATATACAGGATATCAAATCAATTGAACCAGTTACTATTGGATGATGGTTGGATCGACAAGGTTCAGCAAATGACCCGAGAAGAGATGAATAAAAGCGATAGTACAAATTTTGTGGAGATTCTAAACAAAGTAGAGCCTAGAGCTCTTGATATGGTCAACGACCAAACAAAAACGGAGATTTTAGAGTTAATCAAATCATTCTTAAATGATATTATAGAAGTTTGAGCATTGGCACCTCGCTAATAAGGATATTGAGGTTTATATAGTGCGTACATGTACGTTATTCATAGGGCGAAGTAAATCAGATAGCCTTTTCACtctattttcttcaaaagcgTGAGAACGACATCCACCTAGGATACATATATCTAACACGTatgatataatataatataatataatatttacAACGATTGCCTTTTAGGACAATTCAATGTCGATTTTGAAAAGCTTTTTTTAATGCTGCAGATTAAAATCCATATATGCTGCATTTTTACGGCGTGATGCATTGATAAAGTGCATTCCTTTGAAAGTCAATACATTCAATCGTCGtaatcttcatcttcttcgacTTGCCTTataaccttttctttagGAATACTAGGCTCAACAGTCTTATCCTCTTTATCCAACTTCTCATTCTCCTCTTCTTGGCGCAgcttttcttgttccttaATAATTTCGATAGCGTCTGCACTTGGCTTAATCACGGTCTCTTCGGTATcaactttttgtttcttcaaggCTGGTTCATCTTGACTGTCCATTTCAGATTCGTTTTTAGTTATACTATCGGTACTAGTAGTAAcagtattattatcaacGATGTTCTTCGACGTATCGACATTAAATTCGTCTTTACTATTCGTTGTTATTTCCGcttcatttttcttctcctcGTTTTCAGAAGTTTGAGCATTGGAATTTGTACTATTTTCATTCGattcaaccttcttttcttctatgTCAGTTGAACTTGGTTCTTTTGTTCCTGCTGGTGATAGCACAGATGGATCTTGTATCTGCTTTGTCTCGCTTGCAGATGCTGTTTCCGAGGACTTTTCAGAAGTTTGTGCTTCTTGAGTGACTTCGTTAGTTACCGGAGTCTCCGAGGTAGATAGACCAATTTTTGCATCTTCAGTTTGAGTCACCGCAGAACTATTATCATCTTTGCTGTCAGCGGGAGCCGTTTCATTCACTTGTTCCTTAGGTTCTGGAGGAGAGATCAAGCTGCTTACCGAATTTGTAGTCTGATTGGTA
Protein-coding regions in this window:
- the MED1 gene encoding Med1p; the encoded protein is MSDTFVETLNEMIQMLLNYKPGNRTLSNVIKLCQTLGLESFVDQVDTNKSRLSIASNIVVIDIDYENEMETILDVKLVLASNFDKFNYFNEQGENILLTSLSNVQDLKAFHHNLNFLVFLDSFSNIDIESGHTSLDLFKYYSDLPKMLQDYLQDQHLPFQVKVNENSTFGIVIYDANGENAIGTVCLERAPNSDSPFYEYIYDPKLKEWVNESSDASTQGINLVLKFADVIGFPETWITQELRVDNSTPLKTFAIPQQPQLKNSVKLQNELTSELLLMDTFRISNEDISLLPDFLKWYLWHKLVLEEMLKAITLDPSSSGNALNAGNSGTMQAKPRRRSSIMGNRKPSMSESMMLRDSGISQFTLKEIMDQPAVSDTEGDDMMDIDNDDNNKLVCITLNEEYICVGKTQKCSYQDDSQETWVSVIEFLKSKLL
- the YSA1 gene encoding ADP-ribose diphosphatase, with amino-acid sequence MYKSRVLQLITRRTFNMSKNKPELAKLLSSRPVTNTEECKWIGLTKLTYQDPNGKTREWDSAIRMTRSEGGVDGVGILAILRFKDKPDEILLQKQFRPPVEGVCIEMPAGLIDGGEDIETAAMRELREETGYVGKILHSSPVIFNDPGFTNTNLSLVTVLVDMSLPENQNPVTELEENEFIECFSVPLASMADELAKLDKEGYKLDARVQNVALGIKIAQDFRL
- the SPE3 gene encoding spermidine synthase, which translates into the protein MSELTHPTIVDGWFREISDTMWPGQAMTLRVEKILHHEKSKYQDVLVFKSTDYGNVLVLDNVIQVTERDEFSYQEMIAHLALNSHPNPKKVLVIGGGDGGVLREIVKHESVEEAWLCDIDEAVIRVSKEYLPEMAKSYSHPKVKTHIGDGFQFLRDYQNTFDVIITDSSDPEGPAASLFQQSYFELLSSALTEKGVISTQAESMWIHLPIIKDLKKACKEVFPSVGYAFTTIPTYPTGQIGFMVCSKDPNVDVTKPLRSISDEEEDSRYRYYNKKVHEAAFVLPTWVAKELDL